The following proteins are co-located in the Mesorhizobium australicum WSM2073 genome:
- a CDS encoding GAF domain-containing protein produces the protein MELLAVNRIIQSGQNGGDMGVTSGDRQSELQRFELLAALGDRIREITDPAELAHAAAELVGRHFDVSRAGYGTIDLEKETITIERDWNAPGIKSLAGTLNFRNYGSYIEDLKRGDTVVFENAETDPRTRDHAEALKAISAQSVINMPVTEHGGLVALLYLNHSAPRRWAKEEVALISEVADRTRTAIERLRAERALRENAERLAFLDRLGREIALAADADAVMAITTRLLGEHLAVSICAYADMEQDRDHFTIRGDWSAPGSPSIRGYYSLTDFGRLAVTNLSANRPLIINNNLEEIAPEEAKTFQDIGITATICMPLVKQGRLTALMAIHDKQPRVWSQRELSLLTEVTERSWAHIERVRSEQAARASEERLRLATDAAAIGTWDYDPVTKALRWDDRCKALFGLPPDAEVTYESAFLAGIHPEDRARADEAVRQALAPGTSSRYDIEYRTVGLHDGKERWIAAAGESLFQSGRAVRFIGTVMDITARKRVEHQLQMMNVTAAAVAAELDVERIVQTVTDAGVALSGAQFGAFFYNVIDDKGDSYMLYALSGAPRSAFEKFPMPRNTAVFDPTFRGRSVVRSDDILADPRYGKNWPRKGMPEGHLPVRSYLAVPVVSRSGEVLGGLFFGHAEIGVFAEQQEKALLGLAGHAATAIDNSRLFKALQTLNGTLEQRVMDEVAERTRAEEHLRQAQKMEAVGQLTGGIAHDFNNMLAVIIGGLNLVQRKLRNGDTNVHQFVTGAIDGAQRAAELTKRLLAFSRQQPLAPKRLNPNRLVSDMSELLSRTLGETIQIETVLAAGLWHVEVDAGQLESALLNLCVNARDAMPAGGRLTIETSNAHVDDRYARENAIPSGQYVMIAVTDTGTGMTADVLARAFDPFFTTKGVGKGTGLGLSQVYGFVRQSGGSVKIYSEQGIGTTLKIYLPRSHGDVVDSPAESVAGEHPGSEDEIIMVVEDEDRVRLMAAEALRELGYSVLEMQGPRDALAAVASGQVPSLLFTDVVMPEMSGRELVDQVKSMHPSLKVLYTTGYTRNAIVHNGTLDFGTELLTKPYTIDELAEKIRKVLDRK, from the coding sequence ATGGAACTCTTGGCCGTCAACCGCATTATTCAGTCCGGGCAAAACGGGGGCGATATGGGGGTCACTTCAGGCGATCGTCAATCTGAACTGCAACGCTTCGAGCTGTTGGCGGCGCTGGGCGACCGGATACGCGAGATTACTGATCCTGCCGAACTGGCCCACGCAGCCGCGGAACTGGTAGGGAGACATTTCGATGTCAGCCGAGCCGGATACGGCACGATCGATCTTGAGAAAGAAACCATCACGATCGAGAGGGATTGGAACGCGCCAGGCATCAAAAGCCTGGCTGGGACCCTGAATTTCAGGAACTACGGCTCGTATATCGAGGACTTGAAGCGGGGCGACACCGTTGTCTTCGAAAATGCCGAGACAGACCCGCGAACAAGGGACCATGCAGAGGCTCTCAAAGCCATCAGCGCCCAATCCGTCATCAACATGCCGGTTACCGAGCATGGCGGTTTGGTGGCGCTGCTATACCTGAACCACTCCGCGCCCAGACGCTGGGCCAAGGAGGAGGTCGCCCTTATTTCGGAAGTGGCGGACCGGACGCGTACCGCCATAGAGCGGCTTCGCGCTGAGCGAGCGCTGCGTGAGAACGCCGAACGCCTGGCTTTTCTCGACCGTCTTGGAAGGGAGATTGCCCTCGCGGCCGACGCCGACGCCGTCATGGCGATCACCACTCGTCTGTTGGGCGAACATCTTGCCGTCTCGATTTGCGCCTACGCCGACATGGAGCAGGACCGGGACCATTTCACCATCCGTGGCGACTGGAGCGCACCCGGCTCGCCCAGCATCAGAGGGTATTACAGTCTTACCGATTTTGGTCGCCTGGCGGTCACCAATCTCAGCGCCAATCGGCCGCTCATCATCAACAACAACCTCGAGGAAATCGCGCCCGAGGAGGCAAAGACCTTTCAGGACATCGGCATAACGGCAACCATCTGCATGCCCTTGGTAAAACAGGGCCGGCTGACCGCCCTGATGGCCATTCACGACAAGCAGCCCCGCGTCTGGTCACAGCGCGAACTGTCCTTGCTGACGGAGGTGACGGAGCGGTCCTGGGCTCACATCGAGCGCGTTCGCTCGGAACAGGCGGCCCGGGCCAGTGAGGAGCGCCTCCGGCTTGCCACGGACGCAGCCGCTATCGGGACCTGGGACTACGATCCCGTCACCAAGGCGCTGCGGTGGGATGACCGGTGCAAAGCCCTTTTCGGCCTCCCGCCAGACGCGGAGGTAACATATGAAAGCGCGTTCCTGGCGGGTATTCATCCAGAAGATCGGGCCCGCGCCGACGAGGCCGTACGCCAGGCGCTCGCGCCGGGCACGTCTTCCCGCTACGACATCGAATATCGGACGGTCGGCTTGCACGACGGCAAGGAACGCTGGATTGCGGCAGCGGGCGAGTCGCTTTTCCAGTCAGGGCGCGCGGTCCGCTTCATTGGTACCGTCATGGATATCACCGCGCGAAAGCGGGTGGAGCATCAGCTTCAGATGATGAACGTCACCGCTGCCGCGGTAGCGGCCGAGCTCGACGTGGAGCGGATTGTTCAAACGGTAACTGATGCCGGCGTAGCGCTGTCGGGCGCACAATTCGGAGCTTTCTTCTACAATGTGATCGACGACAAGGGCGACAGCTACATGCTCTACGCCCTGTCGGGCGCACCTCGCTCCGCGTTCGAAAAATTTCCAATGCCTCGCAACACGGCGGTGTTCGACCCCACTTTCCGCGGGAGAAGCGTGGTGCGCTCCGACGACATCCTCGCCGACCCCCGCTACGGCAAGAACTGGCCCCGCAAGGGAATGCCGGAGGGCCATCTGCCAGTGCGTTCCTATCTTGCGGTACCGGTCGTCTCGCGTTCGGGAGAGGTGCTGGGCGGCCTCTTCTTTGGTCATGCAGAGATCGGCGTCTTCGCCGAACAGCAAGAGAAGGCCTTGCTGGGGCTTGCGGGCCATGCCGCGACGGCAATCGACAATTCTCGACTGTTCAAGGCGCTGCAGACGCTCAATGGCACCCTTGAACAACGTGTCATGGACGAAGTCGCCGAACGCACCAGAGCAGAAGAGCACCTGCGGCAGGCCCAGAAGATGGAAGCTGTCGGACAGCTTACCGGTGGCATCGCGCACGACTTCAACAATATGCTGGCTGTCATCATCGGCGGACTGAACCTTGTGCAGCGCAAGCTCAGAAACGGCGATACCAACGTCCACCAGTTCGTGACCGGCGCGATCGATGGAGCCCAACGTGCTGCAGAACTTACCAAGCGGCTGCTTGCCTTCTCTCGCCAGCAACCTCTGGCGCCCAAGCGCCTGAATCCAAATCGCCTCGTCTCGGATATGAGTGAATTGCTGAGCCGGACGCTTGGGGAGACAATCCAAATCGAGACCGTGCTCGCCGCGGGACTTTGGCATGTGGAAGTCGACGCAGGGCAGCTGGAAAGCGCGTTGCTCAACCTTTGCGTCAACGCGCGGGATGCCATGCCCGCTGGTGGAAGGCTGACCATCGAGACATCCAATGCCCATGTCGACGACCGGTATGCGAGAGAAAACGCAATACCCTCCGGCCAGTATGTGATGATAGCTGTCACGGACACCGGAACCGGCATGACCGCTGACGTGTTGGCCAGAGCCTTCGATCCGTTCTTCACCACAAAGGGGGTTGGCAAAGGCACCGGGCTGGGGCTCAGCCAGGTTTATGGATTTGTTCGCCAGTCCGGCGGCAGCGTCAAGATCTATTCCGAGCAGGGTATCGGAACCACTTTGAAAATCTATCTGCCGCGCTCGCACGGCGACGTGGTCGACAGCCCGGCCGAGTCCGTGGCGGGCGAGCACCCCGGCAGTGAGGACGAGATCATCATGGTTGTCGAGGATGAAGATCGCGTCCGGCTGATGGCTGCGGAGGCGCTGCGGGAACTGGGCTATTCCGTGTTGGAAATGCAAGGGCCGCGGGACGCGCTGGCGGCCGTCGCAAGCGGGCAAGTGCCGTCGCTTCTGTTCACTGACGTCGTCATGCCGGAGATGTCCGGCCGGGAACTGGTGGATCAGGTCAAGAGCATGCACCCGTCGCTAAAAGTGCTCTACACCACCGGCTACACACGAAACGCGATTGTCCACAACGGCACACTTGATTTTGGAACGGAGCTTTTAACCAAGCCCTACACGATTGACGAATTGGCAGAGAAGATCCGTAAGGTGCTGGATCGCAAGTGA
- the xth gene encoding exodeoxyribonuclease III has product MIRVATFNVNGVNGRLPVLLKWLGETHHDIICLQELKTSDEKFPADAISNAGYGAIWHGQKSYNGVAILARGKQPHERRRGLPGDADDTHSRYIEAEIDGLVVGCLYLPNGNPAPGPKFDYKLRWFERLIDYGRLLIKDAPASLLCGDYNVVPAPIDAAVPARWLGDAVYFPESRQAYADLLADGWTDAVRLIRPERGVYTYWNFSYRGGYDRSSGLRMDHLLVSPSLTNRLAGAGVDETVRGWDKPSDHAPAWIELDWPR; this is encoded by the coding sequence ATGATCCGGGTCGCTACCTTTAACGTAAACGGCGTCAACGGTCGATTGCCGGTTCTACTCAAATGGCTGGGTGAGACGCACCACGACATCATCTGTCTCCAGGAATTGAAAACATCGGACGAAAAGTTTCCTGCCGATGCCATCAGCAACGCCGGCTACGGGGCGATATGGCACGGACAGAAGTCGTACAACGGCGTAGCCATTCTCGCTCGGGGCAAGCAGCCGCATGAGCGTCGGCGCGGGTTGCCCGGTGACGCCGATGACACGCATAGCCGTTACATCGAGGCGGAGATCGACGGTCTCGTCGTTGGTTGCCTATACCTGCCCAACGGCAACCCGGCGCCTGGTCCGAAGTTCGACTATAAGCTCCGCTGGTTCGAGCGGCTGATCGACTACGGACGGCTCCTGATCAAGGACGCGCCCGCCAGCCTGCTTTGCGGCGACTACAACGTGGTGCCGGCGCCGATCGACGCCGCGGTTCCGGCACGATGGCTGGGCGACGCCGTCTACTTCCCGGAGAGCCGACAGGCTTACGCCGACCTGCTTGCCGATGGCTGGACCGACGCCGTCAGGCTGATCCGTCCCGAGAGAGGCGTCTATACCTACTGGAATTTTTCCTATCGGGGCGGTTACGACCGCAGTTCCGGCCTTCGCATGGACCATCTTCTCGTGAGCCCCTCGCTCACGAACAGGCTGGCCGGAGCGGGCGTGGATGAGACGGTACGGGGATGGGACAAGCCAAGCGATCACGCGCCAGCCTGGATCGAACTCGACTGGCCCCGGTGA
- a CDS encoding NAD(P)/FAD-dependent oxidoreductase — MKQTCGESHAGHPLADAEDVLIVGGGPAGLTAAQYLARFRHRVLVVDAGQPRAALIPKSHNCPGFPEGISGPDLLDRLGRHASLYGATLMRGQVFSLAAGEGGFDAETSIGAIRARKVFLSTGIVDTTPELPRLAEAIAAGVVRLCPVCDGYEVIDRKIAVVGQGDRALHEAIFLSRFTPHVTMLGTHASDFSTSTRRAAGERGIVIRHTLDRLSPAADGCAAILQDGATCRFDAVYAALGCKVRSHLALAVGARCCAEGYVTVDEHQQTSVAGMYAIGDVVKALNQIAVAFGQAAIAASHAHRELTA, encoded by the coding sequence ATGAAGCAAACCTGCGGTGAAAGCCATGCCGGTCACCCGCTCGCCGACGCTGAAGATGTGCTGATCGTCGGAGGCGGGCCAGCGGGACTGACCGCAGCCCAATATCTCGCCCGTTTTCGCCATCGCGTGCTGGTGGTCGATGCCGGCCAGCCCCGTGCCGCTCTGATCCCGAAGAGCCATAATTGTCCGGGCTTTCCCGAAGGGATAAGTGGCCCCGACCTTCTCGATCGGCTTGGCCGCCACGCGAGCTTGTACGGAGCAACCTTGATGCGGGGGCAGGTGTTTTCGCTGGCCGCTGGCGAGGGAGGCTTTGATGCTGAGACCTCGATCGGCGCAATCCGCGCGCGTAAGGTTTTCCTGTCGACCGGGATTGTCGACACGACACCCGAATTGCCCCGCTTGGCGGAGGCAATCGCGGCCGGTGTCGTTCGGCTTTGTCCGGTGTGCGACGGATATGAGGTGATCGACCGGAAGATAGCGGTCGTGGGGCAGGGTGACAGAGCCTTGCACGAGGCCATTTTCCTCAGCCGATTCACACCACACGTAACGATGCTGGGGACCCATGCATCGGACTTTTCAACCAGCACGCGTCGCGCGGCGGGCGAAAGAGGGATAGTCATCCGTCACACTCTCGACAGGCTCAGCCCGGCTGCTGACGGTTGTGCGGCGATTTTGCAGGATGGAGCGACCTGCCGCTTCGATGCAGTCTACGCGGCCTTGGGATGCAAGGTGCGCTCGCACCTCGCCCTGGCCGTCGGCGCGAGATGTTGCGCGGAGGGCTACGTCACGGTCGATGAGCACCAGCAGACTTCCGTCGCCGGCATGTACGCCATCGGCGACGTTGTGAAAGCGCTGAATCAGATTGCGGTCGCGTTTGGACAAGCTGCCATCGCCGCGTCCCATGCCCATAGAGAGCTTACCGCCTAG
- a CDS encoding alpha/beta fold hydrolase, protein MAFDRDGPKLSTVLLIAALSALAGYNHTRAKRALVGRAHGHVMEVDGLRLHFIEAGTGMPLILLHGNGSMAQDFKSSGIFDQAAKTYRVLAFDRPGFGRSTRSRGRRWSARDQADLIHAAAGRLGIENYIVLGHSWGAWVALELARRHSRSVAGVVLVSGYYYPPPRLDLALAALPALPFVGTAFRHTLLPVLVRLAWPWTMQKIFHPADVAADFAVLAKDIASRPSQLRAVCSESASMLAAALLTKASYTDIGVPTGILAGSGDRLFDAEGEARRLHAEVGGSLLDVVEGAGHMVHQSAPGAVIAMVDTIAGRHSSSEETGGHEPASSGGAASPDVPGGR, encoded by the coding sequence ATGGCGTTCGACAGGGATGGACCGAAGCTATCGACCGTGCTGCTCATCGCTGCATTGTCGGCACTTGCCGGGTACAATCACACCCGCGCCAAACGTGCGCTTGTTGGCCGGGCGCACGGCCATGTCATGGAGGTTGACGGTCTTCGCCTGCATTTTATCGAAGCCGGCACCGGCATGCCGCTCATTCTGCTGCATGGAAACGGATCCATGGCACAGGATTTCAAGTCGAGCGGCATCTTCGATCAGGCGGCAAAAACCTATCGGGTACTCGCATTTGATCGGCCGGGCTTCGGGCGAAGCACGCGGTCGCGCGGCCGGCGGTGGTCTGCCCGCGACCAAGCCGATCTCATACATGCCGCCGCCGGCAGGCTGGGTATCGAGAACTACATCGTGCTTGGACATTCGTGGGGCGCTTGGGTAGCCCTCGAATTGGCGCGCAGGCATTCTCGTTCGGTTGCCGGCGTCGTGCTGGTCTCCGGCTATTACTATCCGCCGCCGCGGCTTGATCTTGCGCTGGCCGCCCTCCCGGCTCTGCCATTCGTCGGCACCGCGTTTCGCCACACCTTGCTGCCGGTGCTTGTGAGGCTTGCCTGGCCTTGGACGATGCAGAAGATCTTCCACCCAGCGGATGTCGCTGCCGACTTCGCCGTTCTCGCAAAAGATATCGCCAGCCGCCCTTCCCAACTGCGGGCGGTGTGTTCGGAATCGGCATCGATGCTGGCGGCGGCCCTGCTGACGAAGGCCAGCTACACGGACATTGGTGTCCCGACAGGCATCCTGGCGGGTTCTGGAGACCGGCTGTTCGACGCCGAGGGGGAGGCACGACGCCTGCATGCGGAGGTCGGTGGGTCCCTCCTCGACGTCGTTGAGGGCGCCGGCCATATGGTTCATCAGAGCGCCCCGGGGGCGGTGATCGCCATGGTGGACACGATTGCAGGACGGCACTCCTCGTCTGAAGAGACCGGCGGCCATGAGCCCGCGAGTTCAGGCGGTGCAGCCTCGCCGGACGTGCCAGGCGGGCGATGA
- a CDS encoding DUF1003 domain-containing protein, whose translation MNDQHPADMQSVLQQNIQALVDHRRQQEEHQGVQVRIAGIISRFAGSMPFVYLHLAILIAWILANLGLIPAVPAWDPTFVILAMVASVEAIFLSTFVLINQNRMAEHSERRAELDLQISLLNEHETTRLIEMVAALTERLNVSTPADQELPQLAENVDPRQVMTEIQQASGDQEKS comes from the coding sequence ATGAACGATCAGCATCCCGCCGACATGCAGTCGGTCCTTCAGCAGAACATACAGGCTCTGGTCGACCACAGGCGACAACAGGAGGAGCACCAAGGCGTTCAGGTGCGAATTGCCGGCATCATTTCGCGCTTCGCGGGAAGCATGCCTTTTGTCTATTTGCATCTCGCAATTCTGATCGCCTGGATCCTTGCGAACCTTGGCCTGATACCGGCCGTCCCAGCCTGGGACCCAACTTTTGTGATCCTGGCCATGGTGGCTTCGGTCGAGGCGATCTTCCTGTCCACCTTCGTGCTGATCAACCAAAACAGAATGGCCGAACACAGCGAGCGCCGAGCGGAGCTGGATCTGCAGATCAGCCTTCTCAACGAGCACGAAACCACGAGGCTCATCGAAATGGTGGCTGCTTTGACGGAGCGCCTCAATGTCTCCACACCGGCCGATCAGGAGCTGCCGCAACTGGCCGAGAATGTCGATCCCCGGCAGGTGATGACGGAAATCCAGCAAGCTTCTGGAGATCAGGAGAAATCTTGA
- a CDS encoding response regulator encodes MSDGVVLIVEDETMILLDLESALEEAGFQVVGVRNAAEALAAFDPDPTRFKAVLTDIRLGPGQSGWEIARHLRRSNSTIPVVYMSGDSAVHWGAEGVPNSIMITKPFFLPQIITAVSQLLNARQAPETHI; translated from the coding sequence ATGAGCGATGGCGTTGTTCTGATCGTCGAAGATGAGACGATGATACTGCTCGACCTCGAGTCAGCTTTGGAAGAGGCTGGCTTTCAGGTCGTCGGCGTTCGAAATGCTGCCGAGGCGCTGGCGGCCTTCGACCCCGATCCCACCAGGTTCAAGGCCGTGCTCACCGACATCCGTTTGGGGCCGGGACAATCCGGGTGGGAGATCGCCCGGCATTTGCGTAGGTCCAACTCGACCATCCCAGTTGTCTATATGAGCGGCGACAGCGCGGTACACTGGGGAGCGGAAGGAGTGCCCAACAGCATTATGATCACCAAGCCCTTCTTTCTGCCGCAAATCATAACCGCCGTTTCGCAGCTTTTAAACGCTCGGCAAGCCCCAGAAACTCACATCTAG
- a CDS encoding sigma factor-like helix-turn-helix DNA-binding protein, whose translation MADHRRKLNESDPALAEQTQPATDPGGSSLPGSGEQTNLVDLVPALRAFARSLSGSIDEADNLVRETLVKGIADLDGLDGSRVKPWIFATMRRASLARLEGTAPQPRGPASCLSEPFATDTQEQMEAGPRVARAIDLLADPERQAIVLVCMLGLSYEDAADICDCDTATIKGRIQDARTRMAVLSGVPAEATPEISN comes from the coding sequence ATGGCTGACCACCGTCGCAAGCTCAACGAGTCCGATCCGGCGCTTGCGGAGCAGACACAGCCCGCTACCGACCCTGGCGGATCGTCCTTGCCAGGTTCTGGCGAACAGACGAACCTGGTCGACCTTGTTCCCGCATTGCGGGCATTCGCACGTTCGCTCAGCGGCAGCATCGACGAAGCTGACAATCTTGTCCGAGAAACACTGGTCAAAGGGATTGCAGATCTCGATGGTCTTGACGGAAGCCGGGTAAAGCCCTGGATCTTCGCCACCATGCGTAGGGCTTCATTGGCCAGGCTTGAAGGCACAGCCCCCCAGCCTCGAGGACCGGCGAGCTGCCTGTCAGAACCTTTTGCCACGGACACACAGGAACAGATGGAAGCCGGCCCCAGGGTGGCGCGTGCCATTGACCTCCTGGCGGATCCGGAGCGGCAGGCCATCGTTCTGGTTTGCATGCTCGGACTGTCCTATGAAGACGCCGCCGACATCTGCGATTGCGACACAGCCACCATCAAGGGCCGGATACAGGATGCGAGGACAAGAATGGCTGTCCTGTCGGGTGTCCCGGCGGAAGCCACGCCTGAAATATCGAATTGA
- a CDS encoding DUF6894 family protein, translating into MARFFFDTGDRDLVLQDEIGVECAGLEEVRRVGFEGLIDLTRDALKSVDGQKLFVEVRDENGDKVLRLSLSLQIKLMR; encoded by the coding sequence ATGGCACGATTTTTCTTTGACACCGGCGATCGCGATTTGGTCTTGCAGGATGAGATAGGTGTCGAATGCGCTGGCCTAGAAGAGGTGCGCCGAGTCGGATTCGAGGGCCTTATCGATCTTACGAGAGACGCATTGAAAAGCGTCGACGGCCAGAAATTGTTTGTCGAGGTGCGTGATGAAAATGGCGACAAGGTTCTGCGGCTAAGCCTCTCGCTTCAGATCAAATTGATGAGATGA
- a CDS encoding Crp/Fnr family transcriptional regulator: MSPSSSSDVLIRKLQTISDIREAEIAVLKSIPIQEKDFSANHDLVREGDHPVYSFVVLDGLVGSTKYTSEGKRQITSFFVAGDIPDLHGLHLSVMDCNFSTMTPARVGFMRHDVLRSICDQHPRIATAFWRSTLIDAAMYREWVTNVGRREAYTRMAHILCELIFRLRAVGRIQDHIADIPITQAALGDALGLSTVHVNRMLQELRREGLIATTGSRMHAIDWPGLTHAGDFDTTYLHQKNPAD, from the coding sequence TTGTCCCCCTCTTCGTCCTCGGATGTACTTATCCGCAAGCTTCAGACCATCTCGGACATTCGAGAAGCCGAAATCGCGGTTTTGAAAAGCATACCGATTCAGGAGAAAGATTTTTCGGCCAACCACGACCTGGTGCGTGAGGGTGACCATCCTGTTTACTCGTTTGTCGTCCTGGATGGTTTGGTCGGGTCCACCAAATACACAAGCGAAGGAAAGCGACAGATCACGTCTTTCTTCGTGGCCGGGGACATTCCCGATCTGCACGGGCTGCATCTGTCGGTCATGGATTGTAATTTCTCGACCATGACGCCGGCCCGAGTGGGCTTCATGCGACACGATGTTCTACGCAGCATCTGTGACCAGCACCCTCGCATCGCCACCGCTTTCTGGCGGTCGACGCTGATCGACGCCGCGATGTACAGGGAGTGGGTCACCAACGTTGGAAGACGTGAGGCTTACACCCGCATGGCTCACATTTTGTGCGAACTCATATTTCGCTTGCGGGCGGTGGGACGCATTCAGGATCACATTGCGGATATTCCCATAACCCAAGCCGCACTTGGCGACGCATTGGGTTTGTCGACGGTCCACGTCAACCGAATGCTTCAGGAACTACGACGTGAAGGCCTGATCGCCACCACGGGGTCGAGAATGCATGCAATCGACTGGCCCGGCCTCACTCACGCAGGGGATTTCGACACGACTTACCTGCATCAAAAGAACCCGGCAGATTAG